A single genomic interval of Dysidea avara chromosome 6, odDysAvar1.4, whole genome shotgun sequence harbors:
- the LOC136257593 gene encoding glomulin-like: protein MEELTALCRRYVVNGDDDMLISGVKSLVELGGSHDITTVLTKPEQQDILVKLGWELMMIIPVNDDTIRLINKIAEVGVAMEISLGLLELLGDCTDIWACMKLLEATQTALVRLPSETALGSSLCSVTMVISKHYQLLSVDNDGSHGDQSLPEKHDHHGNSSFHDIISTLEHVVKFVEPFVDQIHNNSDRDHMIYWTPTQQGCVCLLLTMLGIPLVECDLHRSTMLLSNTQVVMQCLCLAHCNSMKVLEYDQYKSSSNMEDRLVLPPEGVASYAHIILVEGICQDYLPSIISSHYLLNICVKCVIVLLSRTNSGVVMLKGISLLMTLVERITPATMTTTTLDEYDHQQLITLMCNVMATCPHDNVRKECVSCFPQYLEVFSGPAKYRLYQGLLRGGTCHAGVTGFLIHLIKNDVNDALKSEDVTSPFLAPQFSIISRLVFSLPGGDQCDLLSQSDRVMATLNFLRYLLIRDKPADNKTGVWSNLKQVEQDFLKPLRVCLRDSQHWCSQRLTELKEEHVTNTSHNIQDGVADLKVEVIGDGVLPEMTTSEEIKMTTLAQHQLDMITCVLTRVDELLTCVNT, encoded by the exons ATGGAAGAATTGACTGCTCTCTGCAGACGATAC GTTGTTAATGGAGATGATGATATGTTAATATCTGGAGTGAAGAGTCTAGTGGAGTTAGGAGGATCACATGACATCACTACTGTACTGACCAAACCAGAACAACAG GATATTCTAGTAAAACTAGGATGGGAGCtaatgatgattattccagtcAATGATGATACAATAAGATTGATTAATAAGATTGCTGAG GTTGGGGTTGCTATGGAGATATCATTAGGGTTATTGGAACTGTTAGGAGATTGTACTGATATCTGGGCTTGCATGAAATTGTTGGAAGCAACACAAACAG CACTTGTAAGATTGCCATCGGAGACAGCACTAGGCTCGTCACTGTGTTCAGTAACCATGGTGATTAGTAAACACTATCAGCTGTTGTCTGTCGATAATGATGGTTCCCATGGAGACCAGTCATTGCCAGAGAAACATGATCACCATGGAAACAGCTCATTTCATGATATCATATCGACACTTGAACATGTTGTCAAATTTGTTGAACCATTTGTGGATCAGATCCATAATAACAGTGAcagggatcacatgatctactgGACACCGACACAGCAAGGTTGTGTGTGCCT GTTGTTAACAATGTTGGGGATTCCCCTGGTTGAATGTGATCTTCACAGATCAACAATGTTACTATCTAACACCCAAGTTGTCATG CAATGTCTGTGTCTGGCTCACTGTAACAGTATGAAAGTATTAGAATATGACCAGTACAAGTCTTCATCCAATATGGAGGACAGGCTAGTGT TACCTCCAGAGGGTGTGGCTAGTTATGCTCACATAATCCTGGTGGAGGGAATCTGTCAAGACTACCTGCCATCAATCATCAG CTCACACTACCTACTGAACATTTGTGTGAAATGTGTGATTGTGTTGTTGTCAAG GACTAATAGTGGAGTAGTGATGCTGAAGGGAATT TCATTATTGATGACCTTAGTGGAGCGTATCACTCCTGCTACCATGACAACCACCACCCTGGATGAGTATGATCATCAGCAATTGATTACATTAATGTGTAATGTCATGGCAACCTGTCCCCATGACAACGTG AGGAAAGAGTGTGTATCATGTTTCCCACAATACCTGGAGGTGTTTAGTGGTCCAGCTAAATATCGACTGTATCA GGGACTACTGAGGGGTGGAACCTGTCATGCAGGTGTAACAGGTTTCCTAATCCACTTGATCAAGAATGATGTCAATGATGCCCTAAAG AGTGAAGATGTTACTAGTCCATTTCTTGCTCCACAATTTAGTATCATTAGTAGACTGGTGTTTTCCCTGCCTGGAGGGGACCAGTGTGACCTGTTGAGCCAGTCTGACCG TGTCATGGCAACGCTGAATTTCCTGCGTTACCTGCTAATCCGGGACAAACCGGCAGATAACAAG ACAGGTGTGTGGTCAAACCTCAAACAGGTTGAGCAGGATTTCCTTAAGCCGTTGAGAGTATGCCTTAGAGACAGTCAACACTGGTGTTCTCAAAGACTAACAGAACTGAAAGAAGAACATGTCACTAATACAA GCCATAACATACAAGATGGAGTAGCTGACCTTAAAGTAGAGGTGATTGGTGATGGTGTATTGCCAGAGATGACCACATCAGAGGAGATTAAG ATGACAACactagcacaacatcaactggACATGATCACTTGTGTACTGACTAGAGTGGACGAGTTGTTGACATGTGTTAACACCTGA
- the LOC136257585 gene encoding cystatin-B-like gives MSVGGRTPEQPATAEIQELADKVRPQVEGQLGRSPSLYKAISYSTQVVAGMNYFIKIQIGDDEHINIKVYKDLEDHLTVSSVTEEVRQQLRGGVTNQRPADDEVQKIADEVRGNVEERAGRKFSQYKALSYATQVVAGTNYFIKVQVSADECVHLRVFQSLQQTLSLSNFQQGKTIDEPITYF, from the exons ATGAGTGTAGGCGGTAGAACACCGGAACAACCCGCCACAGCGGAGATTCAAGAACTCGCTGACAAA GTAAGGCCACAAGTGGAGGGACAGTTAGGAAGATCCCCCTCTCTGTATAAGGCCATCAGTTACAGCACTCAAGTGGTAGCTGGAATGAACTATTTCATCAAG ATACAAATTGGAGATGATGAACACATCAATATCAAGGTGTATAAGGACTTGGAGGATCACTTGACAGTTAGCAGTGTAACAGAGGAAG TGAGACAGCAGCTAAGAGGAGGCGTGACAAACCAGCGACCAGCTGATGATGAAGTACAGAAGATTGCTGATGAG GTACGAGGTAATGTGGAAGAGCGTGCTGGACGAAAGTTCTCTCAGTACAAGGCTCTCTCCTATGCTACTCAAGTCGTGGCTGGTACAAACTATTTCATCAAG GTGCAGGTCAGTGCTGATGAGTGTGTCCACCTCAGAGTGTTCCAGAGCCTCCAGCAAACACTATCACTGAGTAACTTTCAACAAGGAAAGACGATTGATGAACCAATCACCTATTTCTGA
- the LOC136257586 gene encoding protein MIX23-like: MAAVTPTEIPCGEFREFKEALQLLRTTDDKIIYRLNTSVPTISFAGEVNAHDECKSLYEQLQSGYESRKKAIQRCVDIDKQEVQRLKQENDTAGDDISLEAHKKLRSQQTKLRLMQSELTVEDVIKERSLKVFKERCWQAYKPPDL; this comes from the exons ATGGCAGCAGTGACACCAACAGAAATACCGTGTGGCGAGTTTCGCGAGTTCAAA GAGGCGCTACAATTACTGAGGACCACAGATGACAAAATTATCTACAGACTAAACACCTCTGTACCCACCATATCGTTTGCCGGAGAAGTCAATGCTCACGATGAATGTAAGAGCCTCTATGAACAG CTCCAGTCAGGTTATGAGAGCAGGAAGAAAGCCATACAAAGGTGTGTCGACATTGACAAACAGGAGGTGCAGCGACTAAAACAAGAAAATGATACAGCAGGAGATGATATTAGTCTTGAAGCTCATAAGAAATTGAGATCACAACAAACAAAG TTGAGATTGATGCAGAGTGAACTAACAGTTGAAGATGTGATCAAGGAGAGAAGTCTAAAG GTGTTCAAGGAGAGATGCTGGCAGGCTTATAAACCACCTGATTTGTGA